The following coding sequences lie in one Lysobacter capsici genomic window:
- a CDS encoding DUF1761 domain-containing protein, whose translation MSLSLLQLNWLAILAATASAFVLGGLWYGPLFKKAWCREAGMDPDAKPAHPGRVFAVAIVCAFLAATIFSMLMPPSANAVDGFGVGFVVGVFFVSMSFGINYAFAQRSLKLWMIDSGYHILQFILYGVILGAWK comes from the coding sequence ATGAGTTTGTCTTTGCTGCAACTTAATTGGCTCGCGATCCTGGCCGCCACCGCTTCGGCCTTCGTGCTCGGCGGCCTGTGGTACGGCCCGCTGTTCAAGAAAGCCTGGTGCCGCGAGGCCGGCATGGACCCCGACGCCAAGCCCGCGCATCCCGGCCGCGTGTTCGCCGTCGCGATCGTCTGCGCGTTCCTGGCCGCGACCATCTTCTCGATGCTGATGCCGCCCAGCGCCAACGCGGTTGACGGCTTCGGGGTCGGCTTCGTCGTCGGCGTGTTCTTCGTGTCGATGAGTTTCGGCATCAACTACGCCTTCGCCCAACGCAGTCTCAAGCTGTGGATGATCGACAGCGGTTACCACATCCTCCAGTTCATCCTCTACGGCGTGATCCTCGGCGCCTGGAAATAA
- a CDS encoding SPOR domain-containing protein: MTIAPTAAATTPVEEKGPARSGPTTSPRGASLRLTAFRSPAHTPGHSPRYGASQPSPMDRNELARRLAEEGCNPANYTIGRGGSDAFCLHQTDGLWTVFYTERGLDSPPVFESADEEEACRFCLDKILSMRHDHCVGIFRSQRKARALAARLEHNRVEAWRDEILYSAPDDLRYRVFVTGKAVFEARALLGELPLGD; encoded by the coding sequence TTGACCATCGCACCCACAGCCGCCGCCACTACGCCCGTAGAGGAAAAGGGACCAGCAAGGTCCGGCCCGACCACATCCCCGCGAGGCGCATCGCTGCGATTGACAGCCTTTCGCAGCCCCGCCCACACTCCAGGCCACTCGCCGCGCTACGGCGCATCGCAGCCATCGCCCATGGATCGGAACGAACTGGCCAGACGCCTCGCCGAAGAGGGATGTAATCCCGCCAACTACACGATCGGCCGCGGCGGATCCGACGCGTTTTGCCTGCATCAAACCGACGGCCTGTGGACGGTGTTCTACACCGAACGCGGCCTCGATTCGCCGCCGGTATTCGAAAGCGCCGATGAGGAGGAGGCGTGCCGGTTCTGCCTGGACAAGATCCTGAGCATGCGGCACGACCACTGCGTGGGCATCTTTCGCTCGCAACGCAAGGCGCGCGCACTCGCCGCGCGCCTGGAGCACAATCGCGTGGAGGCATGGCGGGACGAGATTTTGTATTCGGCGCCGGACGACCTGCGATATCGGGTGTTCGTCACCGGCAAGGCGGTGTTCGAAGCGCGCGCGCTGCTCGGCGAATTGCCGCTGGGGGATTGA
- a CDS encoding amidohydrolase family protein, with protein sequence MSRVSVLRRAPLFAALLLGASFAASAQNVLIRNAMVHTATAQGTLERADVLVGNGLVRAVGKSLSAPAGVKVIEAEGRPLTPTLFGGITEIGLEEVSGEKVTVDETLALGADTKEMTVRPEFDVTLAYNPDSVLIPVARIEGIGWTLLGAGTATGGSIVAGQGGIERLDGGPDPIGPRVLFVRLGKDGLGLSGSSRAAQWMILDQLIDESRGRIAPDNHAALLTPAGRAALQKYFGGGGRIVFGVDRAADIRQLLRWSAKHQLRIAIVGGGEAWRLAPQLAAAKVPVFVNPLSNLPSDFDQVGASMENAARLQAAGVAVGFSEGGASHNARKVRQLAGNAVAAGLPWDAGLAGLTRVPAEAFGVAGEVGSIAPGKRADLVLWSADPLDVSSVALQVWMDGRAIEMRSRQTELRDRYLRPDNGLPRAYSAPSGN encoded by the coding sequence ATGAGCCGCGTGTCCGTGTTGCGGCGCGCGCCGCTGTTCGCCGCGTTGTTGCTGGGCGCCAGCTTCGCCGCGTCCGCGCAGAACGTCCTGATCCGCAACGCCATGGTCCACACCGCGACCGCGCAAGGCACGCTGGAACGCGCCGACGTATTGGTCGGCAACGGTCTGGTGCGCGCGGTCGGCAAAAGCCTGAGCGCGCCGGCCGGGGTCAAGGTGATCGAGGCCGAAGGCCGGCCGCTGACCCCGACCCTGTTCGGCGGCATCACCGAGATCGGCCTGGAGGAAGTGTCCGGCGAAAAGGTCACGGTCGATGAAACCCTCGCGCTCGGCGCCGACACCAAGGAAATGACGGTGCGGCCGGAGTTCGACGTGACCTTGGCCTACAACCCCGATTCGGTGCTGATCCCGGTGGCGCGCATCGAAGGCATCGGCTGGACCCTGCTCGGCGCCGGCACCGCGACCGGCGGTTCGATCGTCGCCGGCCAGGGCGGCATCGAACGCCTCGACGGCGGTCCCGATCCGATCGGCCCGCGCGTGCTGTTCGTGCGCCTGGGCAAGGACGGGCTGGGTCTGAGCGGCAGCTCGCGCGCGGCGCAGTGGATGATCCTGGATCAGCTGATCGACGAAAGCCGCGGCCGCATTGCGCCGGACAATCACGCCGCGCTGCTGACCCCGGCCGGGCGCGCGGCCTTGCAGAAATACTTCGGCGGCGGCGGCCGCATCGTGTTCGGCGTCGACCGCGCCGCCGACATCCGCCAGCTGCTGCGCTGGTCGGCGAAGCATCAGCTGCGCATCGCGATCGTCGGCGGCGGCGAGGCCTGGCGTCTGGCGCCGCAACTCGCGGCGGCCAAGGTGCCGGTGTTCGTCAATCCGCTGTCCAACCTGCCCAGCGATTTCGACCAGGTCGGCGCGAGCATGGAGAACGCCGCGCGGCTGCAGGCGGCCGGGGTCGCGGTGGGTTTCAGCGAAGGCGGCGCTTCGCACAACGCGCGCAAGGTGCGGCAACTGGCCGGCAACGCGGTCGCCGCCGGCCTGCCCTGGGACGCCGGTCTCGCCGGGTTGACCCGGGTGCCGGCCGAAGCTTTCGGCGTGGCCGGCGAAGTCGGTTCGATCGCGCCGGGCAAGCGCGCCGACCTGGTGCTGTGGAGCGCCGACCCGCTCGATGTCAGCAGCGTCGCGCTGCAGGTGTGGATGGACGGGCGCGCGATCGAAATGCGCAGCCGCCAGACCGAATTGCGCGATCGTTATCTGCGTCCCGACAACGGCTTGCCGCGCGCGTATTCGGCGCCGTCGGGGAATTGA
- a CDS encoding amidohydrolase encodes MLRPLLAGFGLALLAGAVQAATPAPAPSRYTQDPYPSTYKPLAGGPVLLQHATVLTGTGQRLDNADVLLQGGKVVAVGTALDAPADATRVDATGKWVTPGIIDVHSHLGVYPSPGVSAHSDGNEMTSPVTPNVWAEHSIWPQDPGFEAALAGGITSLQILPGSANLIGGRGVTLKNVPSTTYQGMKFPGAPWGLKMACGENPKRVYGSRNTSPGTRMGNVAGYRAAFIDASEYLRKTTPKPAAPKKSRWWQSSTAANGADSEKDTGGKRDLKLDTLAGAIKGDILVHIHCYRADEMTTMLDLAKEFGFKVAAFHHGVEAYKIADRLAAENVCGALWADWWGFKMEAFDGIQENIAIVDRPANSCAIVHSDSEEGIQRLNQEAAKVIAHARLAGMDIAPERAIRWLTQNPARALGIGERTGTLEPGKMADVVVWNGNPFSVYAKAEQVYIDGARIYDRADPSRQPKSDFMLGQPAAQTVPTIGGVR; translated from the coding sequence ATGCTCCGACCGCTCTTGGCCGGCTTCGGCCTGGCGCTGCTTGCCGGCGCCGTGCAGGCCGCCACGCCCGCGCCCGCACCTTCGCGCTACACCCAGGACCCGTACCCGAGCACCTACAAGCCGCTCGCCGGAGGCCCGGTGCTGCTGCAGCACGCCACCGTACTGACCGGCACCGGCCAGCGCCTGGACAACGCCGACGTGCTGCTGCAAGGCGGCAAGGTGGTCGCGGTCGGCACCGCGCTGGACGCGCCGGCCGACGCCACCCGGGTCGATGCGACCGGCAAGTGGGTGACCCCGGGCATCATCGATGTCCATTCGCACCTGGGCGTCTACCCCAGCCCCGGCGTCAGCGCGCACAGCGACGGCAACGAGATGACCAGCCCGGTCACCCCGAACGTGTGGGCCGAGCATTCGATCTGGCCGCAGGACCCGGGCTTCGAGGCCGCGCTCGCCGGCGGCATCACCTCGCTGCAGATCCTGCCCGGCTCGGCCAACCTGATCGGCGGCCGCGGCGTGACCCTCAAGAACGTCCCGTCGACAACCTACCAGGGCATGAAATTCCCCGGCGCGCCGTGGGGCCTGAAGATGGCCTGCGGCGAAAACCCCAAGCGCGTCTACGGCAGCCGCAACACCTCGCCGGGTACGCGCATGGGCAATGTCGCCGGGTACCGCGCAGCCTTCATCGACGCCAGCGAGTACCTGCGCAAGACCACGCCCAAGCCGGCCGCGCCGAAGAAGTCGCGCTGGTGGCAGAGCTCCACCGCCGCCAATGGCGCCGACAGCGAGAAGGACACCGGCGGCAAGCGCGACCTCAAGCTCGACACCCTGGCCGGCGCGATCAAGGGCGACATCCTCGTCCACATCCACTGCTACCGCGCCGACGAGATGACCACGATGCTCGACCTGGCCAAGGAATTCGGCTTCAAGGTCGCCGCCTTCCACCATGGCGTGGAGGCCTACAAGATCGCCGACCGGCTCGCCGCCGAGAACGTATGCGGCGCGCTGTGGGCCGACTGGTGGGGCTTCAAGATGGAAGCCTTCGACGGCATCCAGGAAAACATCGCCATCGTCGACCGCCCGGCCAACAGCTGCGCGATCGTGCATTCCGATTCCGAGGAAGGCATCCAGCGGCTCAACCAGGAAGCGGCCAAGGTCATCGCGCATGCGCGCCTGGCCGGCATGGACATCGCGCCCGAACGCGCGATCCGCTGGCTGACCCAGAACCCGGCCAGGGCGCTGGGCATCGGCGAACGCACCGGCACCCTGGAGCCGGGCAAGATGGCCGACGTGGTGGTGTGGAACGGCAATCCTTTCAGCGTCTACGCCAAGGCCGAGCAGGTCTACATCGACGGCGCGCGCATCTACGACCGCGCCGATCCCTCGCGTCAGCCCAAGTCGGATTTCATGCTCGGCCAACCGGCTGCGCAGACGGTTCCGACTATCGGAGGTGTGCGATGA
- a CDS encoding AMP nucleosidase: MKDKEQIVENWLPRYTGVPLDQFGQHILLTNFGGYLHTFSRLTGAEIVGLDRPMPSATFDGITMINFGMGSPNAATMMDLLSAIMPQAVLFLGKCGGLKRKNELGDLVLPIAAIRGEGTSNDYLLPEVPALPAFALQRAVSTMIRDLGHDYWTGTVYTTNRRVWEHDEAFKERLRAMRCMAIDMETATVFAAGFANRIPCGALLLVSDQPMIPEGVKTEASDAKVSASFVDTHINVGIEALKLIRRHGKSVRHLRFDE, translated from the coding sequence ATGAAAGACAAAGAACAGATCGTCGAAAACTGGCTGCCGCGCTATACCGGCGTGCCCCTGGACCAGTTCGGCCAGCACATCCTGCTGACCAATTTCGGCGGCTACCTCCATACCTTCTCGCGCCTGACCGGCGCGGAGATCGTCGGCCTGGACCGGCCGATGCCGAGCGCGACCTTCGACGGCATCACCATGATCAACTTCGGCATGGGCAGCCCGAACGCGGCGACGATGATGGACCTGCTGTCGGCGATCATGCCGCAGGCGGTGCTGTTCCTGGGCAAGTGCGGCGGGCTCAAGCGCAAGAACGAACTGGGCGACCTGGTCCTGCCGATCGCGGCGATCCGCGGCGAAGGCACCTCCAACGACTACCTGCTGCCGGAAGTGCCGGCGTTGCCGGCCTTCGCGCTGCAGCGCGCGGTGTCGACCATGATCCGCGACCTGGGTCACGACTACTGGACCGGCACCGTCTACACCACCAACCGCCGCGTATGGGAACACGACGAAGCGTTCAAGGAACGACTGCGCGCGATGCGCTGCATGGCCATCGACATGGAAACCGCGACCGTGTTCGCCGCCGGCTTCGCCAACCGCATTCCGTGCGGCGCGCTGCTGCTGGTGTCGGACCAGCCGATGATTCCCGAGGGCGTCAAGACCGAGGCTTCGGATGCGAAGGTCAGCGCCAGCTTTGTCGATACGCATATCAATGTCGGCATCGAAGCGTTGAAGCTGATTCGTCGGCATGGCAAGTCGGTGCGGCATTTGCGCTTCGACGAGTAA
- a CDS encoding lysozyme inhibitor LprI family protein translates to MEQLIFTVIGALLTWAFYFIQRIAERRGTVDAIERGKQLLALKQELDGAHTSVEELRRFENRLIGKAETAARIADNYFGKAEAIARDSDDDGVSQADMSRHAIAELGREEVRLEGLVAHLRKQLDGDGLAAFEQAHQAWLAFREAHARFVSQSYSAGSIRPLIYAVTMESLTVAWINELETQLGEDEAS, encoded by the coding sequence ATGGAACAGCTAATCTTCACCGTCATCGGCGCCCTGCTCACGTGGGCGTTCTACTTCATCCAACGCATCGCCGAACGTCGCGGCACCGTCGACGCGATCGAGCGCGGCAAACAGTTGCTCGCGCTCAAGCAGGAACTCGACGGCGCGCACACCAGCGTCGAGGAATTGCGCCGATTCGAAAACCGCCTGATCGGCAAGGCCGAAACCGCCGCGCGCATCGCCGACAACTACTTCGGCAAGGCCGAAGCGATCGCGCGCGACAGCGACGACGATGGAGTCAGCCAGGCCGACATGAGCCGGCACGCCATCGCCGAACTCGGACGCGAGGAAGTGCGTCTGGAAGGGCTGGTCGCGCATCTGCGCAAGCAGCTCGACGGCGACGGCCTGGCCGCGTTCGAACAGGCGCACCAAGCGTGGCTGGCGTTTCGCGAAGCGCATGCGCGTTTCGTCTCGCAGTCGTACTCGGCCGGCTCGATCCGCCCGCTGATCTATGCGGTGACCATGGAGAGCTTGACCGTGGCGTGGATCAACGAGTTGGAGACGCAGTTGGGTGAGGATGAAGCGAGCTGA
- a CDS encoding DUF924 family protein — protein MPVTAQEVVVFWRNAGPARWFDRSDHFDQQCRGGFLEAHHAAARREHDDWVERDAESALALLILLDQIPRNVFRDSAHSYATDPLARHYARRALELGHDQRIEPALRAFFYLPFEHSEAIDDQRRSVELHRALPANDDGTDVAQWAVKHLQIIERFGRFPHRNAALGRQTTAEEQAYLDDGGFKG, from the coding sequence ATGCCCGTCACCGCCCAAGAAGTCGTCGTGTTCTGGCGCAACGCCGGCCCCGCCCGATGGTTCGACCGCAGCGATCATTTCGACCAGCAATGCCGCGGCGGCTTTCTCGAAGCGCACCATGCGGCCGCGCGCCGCGAACACGACGACTGGGTCGAACGCGACGCCGAATCGGCGTTGGCGCTGCTGATCCTGCTCGACCAGATCCCGCGCAACGTGTTCCGCGACAGCGCGCATTCCTACGCGACCGATCCGCTGGCGCGGCACTATGCGCGGCGCGCGCTGGAACTCGGTCACGATCAACGCATCGAGCCGGCGCTGCGCGCGTTTTTCTATCTGCCGTTCGAACATTCCGAAGCCATCGACGATCAGCGTCGATCGGTCGAGCTGCACCGCGCCCTGCCGGCGAACGACGACGGCACCGATGTCGCGCAATGGGCGGTCAAGCATCTGCAGATCATCGAGCGCTTCGGGCGCTTCCCGCATCGCAATGCGGCGCTGGGGCGACAGACCACAGCCGAGGAGCAGGCCTATCTCGACGATGGCGGCTTCAAGGGCTGA
- a CDS encoding glutaredoxin domain-containing protein: protein MSLDPALRSRIETLLQSNRVVLFMKGEPNAPQCGFSAKAVGALNALLPQGYAHIDVLSNPDLREGIKVYGEWPTIPQLYIDAQLVGGSDIIEQMAGNGELHGLLGLPAPDRSPPKLSITPAAAQMLRDAVANAGENFAVQLDVDARHNVRLQLAPVDADAVAVEINGVRVQTDWINARRADGVSIDWADDERGRGLVITNPNAPPPVQSIAPEQARERVSAGSLRLVDVRPADERAIAQVGVAFDTFDAGADALESLPKDTPLAFLCHHGGRSAQAAEHFRQQGFTQVYNVIGGIDAWADLDGAIAKY, encoded by the coding sequence ATGTCCCTCGATCCCGCCCTGCGTTCGCGCATCGAAACCCTGCTCCAGTCCAACCGCGTAGTGCTGTTCATGAAGGGCGAGCCGAACGCGCCGCAGTGCGGCTTCTCGGCCAAGGCCGTCGGCGCGCTGAACGCGCTGCTGCCGCAGGGCTACGCCCACATCGACGTGCTGTCGAACCCGGACCTGCGCGAAGGCATCAAGGTCTACGGCGAATGGCCGACCATTCCGCAGCTGTATATCGACGCGCAACTGGTCGGCGGCAGCGACATCATCGAGCAGATGGCCGGCAACGGCGAACTGCACGGTCTGCTCGGCCTGCCGGCGCCGGACCGCAGCCCGCCGAAGCTCAGCATCACCCCGGCCGCGGCGCAGATGCTGCGCGACGCGGTCGCCAACGCCGGCGAGAATTTCGCCGTGCAGCTCGACGTCGACGCGCGCCATAACGTGCGCCTGCAGCTGGCGCCGGTCGATGCCGACGCGGTCGCGGTGGAAATCAACGGCGTGCGCGTGCAGACCGACTGGATCAACGCGCGCCGCGCCGACGGCGTGTCGATCGACTGGGCCGACGACGAACGCGGCCGCGGCCTGGTGATCACCAACCCCAACGCGCCGCCGCCGGTGCAGTCGATCGCACCGGAGCAGGCGCGCGAACGCGTCAGCGCCGGCAGCCTGCGCCTGGTCGACGTGCGTCCGGCCGACGAACGCGCGATCGCCCAGGTCGGCGTCGCCTTCGACACCTTCGATGCCGGCGCCGACGCGCTGGAATCGCTGCCCAAGGACACGCCGCTGGCATTCCTGTGCCATCACGGCGGACGCAGCGCGCAGGCGGCCGAGCACTTCCGCCAGCAGGGCTTTACCCAGGTCTACAACGTGATCGGCGGCATCGATGCGTGGGCCGATCTGGATGGGGCGATCGCGAAGTACTGA
- a CDS encoding polysaccharide deacetylase family protein has product MMNPTVVHRPPRRPFVWVWLFAASQLGVIGLWLGWGWRIGLPALLVTHAVMFWGTLWPRSRLFGPVLSRLPTREREVWLTIDDGPSADTPAMLDLLDAHAVKATFFVVAERARARPDLLAQIVQRGHGIGHHSADHPSAAFWRLGPAAMRRQIVDADRSLRELLPGYPLRWFRAVVGMANPFTARWLRDCGLARVAWTARGFDAVAADPATVVARIERGLSPGAIVLMHEGARHGRNVETMAMLLARLQALGYRCVVPVVR; this is encoded by the coding sequence TTGATGAACCCGACCGTCGTCCATCGCCCGCCGCGCCGACCCTTCGTCTGGGTGTGGCTGTTCGCCGCCTCGCAACTGGGCGTGATCGGGCTGTGGCTGGGCTGGGGCTGGCGAATCGGCTTGCCGGCGCTGCTGGTCACCCACGCGGTCATGTTCTGGGGCACCTTGTGGCCGCGCTCACGCTTGTTCGGGCCGGTCCTGAGCCGTTTGCCGACGCGCGAGCGCGAGGTCTGGCTGACCATCGACGACGGCCCCTCGGCCGACACCCCGGCGATGCTCGACCTGCTCGACGCGCATGCGGTCAAGGCCACCTTCTTCGTCGTCGCCGAACGCGCGCGCGCGCGGCCGGACCTGCTGGCGCAGATCGTGCAGCGCGGCCACGGCATCGGCCATCACAGCGCCGATCATCCTTCGGCGGCGTTCTGGCGCTTGGGACCGGCGGCGATGCGACGGCAGATTGTCGACGCCGACCGCAGCTTGCGCGAACTGTTGCCCGGTTATCCGCTGCGCTGGTTCCGCGCAGTGGTCGGCATGGCCAATCCGTTCACCGCGCGCTGGCTGCGCGATTGCGGCCTGGCGCGCGTGGCCTGGACCGCGCGCGGCTTCGACGCGGTCGCCGCCGACCCGGCCACGGTGGTGGCGCGGATCGAACGCGGCCTGTCGCCCGGCGCGATCGTGCTGATGCACGAAGGTGCGCGGCACGGGCGCAATGTCGAGACGATGGCGATGCTGTTGGCGCGCTTGCAGGCGCTGGGGTATCGGTGCGTGGTGCCGGTGGTGCGGTAA
- a CDS encoding methyltransferase domain-containing protein → MAPGQALHIARAYLPEHPLGNRWDYYYSRAKLSSDPLYPGVSDALRGTDAPLLDLGCGLGLLAHTLYADGIRLPYYGVDSDAAKIRRAIRAATKVGLKDTRFDTMDLSRELPVHRGSVVILDVLQFIPYPAQAQAIDQMIAMLTPGAKLVIRTGLDDGTGRARITRAVDLFSRALGWMNAMPRYYPDGEALRARLLAAGLQVEFTPLFGRTPFNNWRIVASK, encoded by the coding sequence ATGGCTCCAGGACAGGCGTTGCACATCGCCCGCGCCTACCTGCCCGAACACCCGCTCGGTAATCGCTGGGACTATTACTACAGCCGCGCCAAGCTCAGCAGCGATCCGCTCTACCCCGGCGTCAGCGACGCCCTGCGCGGCACCGATGCGCCCTTGCTGGACCTGGGCTGCGGGCTGGGCCTGCTCGCCCACACCCTGTACGCCGACGGCATCCGCCTGCCCTACTACGGCGTCGACAGCGACGCGGCCAAGATCCGTCGCGCGATTCGCGCCGCGACCAAGGTCGGACTCAAGGACACCCGCTTCGACACCATGGACCTGTCGCGCGAATTGCCCGTACACCGCGGCAGCGTGGTGATCCTCGACGTACTGCAGTTCATCCCCTATCCGGCCCAGGCGCAGGCGATCGACCAGATGATCGCGATGCTCACGCCCGGGGCGAAACTGGTGATCCGCACCGGCCTGGACGACGGCACCGGACGCGCGCGCATCACCCGCGCGGTGGATCTGTTTTCGCGCGCGCTGGGCTGGATGAATGCGATGCCGCGTTATTACCCCGATGGCGAAGCGCTGCGCGCGCGATTGCTCGCGGCGGGGTTGCAAGTGGAGTTCACGCCGTTGTTCGGGCGCACGCCGTTCAACAACTGGCGGATCGTGGCTTCGAAGTAA
- a CDS encoding SGNH/GDSL hydrolase family protein — protein MTQLRYLALGDSYTIGEAVAESGRWPVQLAAGLSERGVAVATPRIIATTGWTTDELALALDLAEPLGEWDFVSLLIGVNNQYRGRGATQYASEFRELLERAIGYAHRRSDRVLVLSIPDWGATPFGATDKRGPAAIGAELDVFNITASEICARHGVAFVDITPGSREGARQTGMIAEDGLHPSAAMYAQWTAQALPVAMDMLRGQSA, from the coding sequence GTGACCCAACTCCGTTACCTCGCGCTGGGCGACAGCTACACCATCGGCGAAGCGGTCGCCGAGTCGGGCCGCTGGCCGGTGCAACTGGCGGCCGGCCTGAGCGAACGCGGCGTCGCGGTGGCGACGCCGCGCATCATCGCCACCACCGGCTGGACCACCGACGAACTCGCGCTCGCGCTGGACCTGGCCGAGCCGCTGGGCGAGTGGGATTTCGTCAGCCTGCTGATCGGGGTCAACAACCAGTACCGCGGCCGCGGCGCCACGCAATACGCGAGCGAGTTCCGCGAACTGCTCGAACGCGCGATCGGTTATGCGCACCGCCGCAGCGACCGCGTGCTGGTGCTGTCGATTCCCGACTGGGGCGCGACCCCGTTCGGCGCGACCGACAAGCGCGGCCCGGCCGCGATCGGCGCCGAACTCGACGTGTTCAACATCACCGCCAGCGAGATCTGCGCGCGGCACGGGGTCGCTTTCGTCGACATCACCCCGGGCTCGCGCGAAGGCGCCCGGCAGACCGGGATGATCGCCGAGGACGGCCTGCATCCGTCGGCGGCGATGTACGCGCAGTGGACCGCGCAGGCGTTGCCGGTGGCGATGGACATGCTGCGCGGGCAGTCGGCCTGA
- a CDS encoding pyridoxal phosphate-dependent aminotransferase: MSLPPLKTRERLSEVRYEIRGELARRARELEAQGRKQIKLNIGNPGAFGFRAPEHLQRAIADHIADTDPYTHQQGLPAAREAIAAFHKKRGTPNASPERVFVGNGVSELIDLSLRALLNPGDEVLLPSPDYPLWSAATILNDGRPVYYRCQPENGFLPDPDEIEQLVSSRTRAIVLINPNNPTGAAYPRELIERIVAIAAKHKLLLMCDEIYDSILYDGAQFVPVAPIAGDLPCLSFGGLSKVHRACGWRVGWAVLSGDPVASGDFHHAMDLLGALRLCANVPGQFAIEAALNGEDTIAPLCAPGGRLFEARRAVIEAVEASKHLQLVKPAGALYAFPAVVGAAAQGFDDHRFALELLETEDVLVVPGSSFNVPYRNHFRVTLLPQPADVREVFGRIERVLDLHAQRAEHNAQALSAAVA, from the coding sequence ATGTCCTTGCCGCCCCTGAAAACCCGCGAACGCCTGTCCGAAGTCCGTTACGAAATCCGCGGTGAATTGGCCCGGCGAGCCCGCGAGCTGGAGGCCCAGGGCCGCAAGCAGATCAAGCTCAACATCGGCAATCCCGGCGCGTTCGGTTTCCGCGCCCCCGAGCACCTGCAGCGCGCGATCGCCGACCACATCGCCGATACCGATCCCTACACCCACCAGCAAGGCCTGCCGGCCGCGCGCGAAGCCATCGCCGCCTTCCACAAGAAGCGCGGCACGCCCAACGCCTCGCCCGAACGCGTGTTCGTCGGCAACGGCGTGAGCGAGTTGATCGACCTGTCGCTGCGCGCCCTGCTCAATCCCGGCGACGAAGTGCTGCTGCCCTCGCCCGACTACCCGCTGTGGTCGGCCGCGACCATCCTCAACGACGGCCGTCCGGTGTATTACCGCTGCCAGCCCGAGAACGGCTTCCTGCCCGACCCGGACGAGATCGAGCAACTGGTCTCCAGCCGCACCCGCGCGATCGTGCTGATCAACCCGAACAACCCGACCGGCGCGGCCTATCCGCGCGAGTTGATCGAACGCATCGTCGCCATCGCCGCCAAGCACAAGCTGCTGCTGATGTGCGACGAAATCTACGACTCGATCCTTTACGACGGCGCGCAGTTCGTGCCGGTCGCGCCGATCGCCGGCGATCTGCCGTGCCTGAGCTTCGGCGGCCTGTCCAAGGTGCATCGCGCCTGCGGCTGGCGCGTGGGCTGGGCGGTGCTGTCGGGCGATCCGGTCGCCAGCGGCGATTTCCATCACGCCATGGACCTGCTCGGCGCGCTGCGCCTGTGCGCCAACGTGCCGGGCCAGTTCGCGATCGAGGCCGCGCTCAACGGCGAAGACACCATCGCGCCGCTGTGCGCGCCGGGCGGCCGCTTGTTCGAAGCGCGCCGCGCGGTGATCGAAGCGGTCGAAGCCAGCAAGCACCTGCAACTGGTCAAGCCGGCCGGCGCGCTGTACGCGTTCCCGGCCGTGGTCGGCGCCGCCGCGCAAGGCTTCGACGACCACCGCTTCGCGCTGGAACTGCTGGAAACCGAGGACGTGCTGGTCGTACCCGGCTCCAGCTTCAACGTGCCCTACCGCAATCACTTCCGGGTGACCCTGCTGCCGCAGCCGGCCGACGTGCGCGAAGTGTTCGGCCGGATCGAGCGCGTGCTGGACCTGCACGCACAGCGCGCCGAACACAACGCGCAGGCGCTGTCCGCCGCGGTCGCCTGA